The Geomonas ferrireducens genome includes a window with the following:
- a CDS encoding L-lactate permease has translation MHRGAAGLRIPLDDPVSRQSSPGGVPPGEDXSIAVACAATGLVGEEGNLFRFTLKHALFLTTVMGCIVALQAYVFPWMIP, from the coding sequence CTGCATCGTGGCGCTGCAGGCCTACGTATTCCCCTGGATGATCCCGTAAGTCGGCAGTCTTCCCCGGGAGGAGTTCCTCCCGGGGAAGACTNGTCCATCGCCGTCGCCTGCGCCGCCACCGGTCTCGTAGGCGAAGAGGGGAACCTGTTCCGCTTCACCCTGAAGCACGCCCTGTTTCTCACCACGGTGATGGGCTGCATCGTGGCGCTGCAGGCCTACGTATTCCCCTGGATGATCCCGTAA
- a CDS encoding L-lactate permease — protein MPWIQSYTPVAGSIAMSALVAAIPLVVIFVCLAVFKMKAHKAGPLAVASAVAIAIFVWQMPAKLAGLATFHGAAFGLFPVFYIVITTILLYNITVKGGQFEVIRASLAGLTGDRRLQALLIAFCFGAFIEGAAGFGTPVAIAGATLVGLGFRPFYAAGVCLIANTAPVAFGAIGIPVVALAGVMGYDDGGLMKLSTMVGRQLPFVSVFIPFYVIIIMCGLKKTLEVLPAIIVCGVTFAGVQWGTASYLGPYLPDVTASLATLAALVILLKFWQPATVWTFDHEPEFSGKESHDYTGAQVFRAWAPYLALTIMVLVWGIPSLKTSLDKSKVVLPIAGLDNAIVKKVSKPEDGVKKVAAVKEEAAKQAASLSSADAKQAALAAGLTELQSLEDKLLVVEQSLPVGKAVLTTERLAAFDAVDKKQKDLQKLQKDIVESKAVDKAQFKALDKALSDQLPAKIAAKFTFNFMSAAGTAILIAAIISALICGVGIVDFFKVLGKTLYDMRWPAVTVASVVGLAFVMNASGMTTSMGISFTKAGALFPFLSPFLGMLGVFLTGSDTSSNVLFGGLQKVTAEQLGMNPLLTGAANTSGGVMGKMISPQSIAVACAATGLVGEEGNLFRFTLKHALFLTTVMGCIVALQAYVFPWMIP, from the coding sequence ATGCCATGGATCCAGAGCTACACTCCCGTCGCGGGAAGTATCGCGATGTCGGCGTTGGTTGCCGCCATCCCTCTCGTCGTCATCTTCGTCTGTCTCGCCGTCTTCAAGATGAAGGCCCACAAGGCGGGGCCGCTGGCCGTCGCCTCGGCTGTCGCCATCGCCATCTTCGTCTGGCAGATGCCGGCCAAGCTGGCAGGGCTTGCCACCTTCCACGGCGCCGCCTTCGGTCTCTTCCCCGTTTTCTACATCGTGATCACGACGATCCTCCTCTACAACATAACGGTGAAAGGCGGGCAGTTCGAGGTCATCCGTGCCTCGCTGGCCGGGTTGACCGGTGACCGCCGCCTGCAGGCTCTTCTGATCGCCTTCTGCTTCGGCGCCTTCATCGAAGGGGCGGCGGGCTTCGGCACCCCGGTCGCCATCGCGGGCGCGACGCTTGTCGGTCTCGGGTTCCGGCCCTTCTATGCTGCGGGTGTCTGTCTCATCGCCAACACCGCACCTGTCGCCTTCGGCGCCATCGGGATTCCGGTCGTCGCGCTTGCCGGCGTCATGGGGTACGACGACGGCGGCTTGATGAAACTCTCCACCATGGTCGGGCGCCAGCTTCCCTTCGTCTCCGTGTTCATACCGTTCTACGTAATCATCATCATGTGCGGCCTCAAAAAGACCCTCGAGGTGCTCCCGGCGATCATCGTCTGCGGTGTCACCTTCGCCGGTGTCCAGTGGGGTACCGCGAGCTACCTTGGCCCCTACCTCCCCGACGTGACCGCATCGCTCGCCACCCTGGCCGCCCTCGTCATCCTGCTCAAGTTCTGGCAGCCTGCCACGGTCTGGACCTTCGACCACGAGCCGGAGTTTTCCGGCAAGGAAAGCCACGACTACACCGGTGCACAGGTCTTCCGCGCCTGGGCTCCCTACCTGGCGCTGACCATCATGGTGCTTGTTTGGGGCATCCCGTCGCTCAAGACCTCCCTTGACAAGAGTAAGGTGGTGCTCCCGATTGCCGGACTCGATAACGCCATCGTGAAGAAGGTTTCCAAGCCCGAAGACGGGGTGAAGAAGGTTGCTGCGGTGAAGGAGGAAGCAGCCAAACAGGCAGCCTCTCTCTCTTCCGCCGACGCCAAGCAGGCAGCACTCGCCGCAGGTCTCACCGAACTGCAGAGCCTGGAGGACAAACTCCTTGTGGTCGAGCAGAGCCTTCCTGTTGGGAAGGCAGTGCTGACCACCGAGCGCCTCGCCGCCTTCGACGCGGTGGATAAGAAGCAGAAGGACCTGCAGAAACTCCAGAAGGATATCGTCGAATCCAAAGCGGTGGACAAGGCGCAATTCAAGGCACTCGACAAGGCACTCTCCGACCAGCTTCCTGCCAAGATCGCCGCCAAGTTCACCTTCAACTTCATGTCCGCGGCCGGTACCGCGATTCTCATCGCCGCCATCATCTCCGCCCTCATCTGCGGTGTGGGGATCGTCGACTTCTTCAAGGTACTGGGCAAGACCCTGTACGACATGCGCTGGCCCGCAGTCACAGTCGCCTCCGTTGTCGGCCTTGCCTTCGTGATGAACGCCTCCGGCATGACCACCAGCATGGGCATCTCCTTCACGAAAGCGGGCGCGCTCTTCCCGTTCCTGTCTCCGTTCCTCGGCATGCTCGGCGTCTTCCTGACCGGCTCCGACACCTCCAGCAACGTCCTCTTCGGCGGACTGCAGAAGGTGACCGCAGAGCAACTCGGCATGAACCCGCTTTTGACCGGCGCGGCCAACACGAGCGGCGGCGTCATGGGCAAGATGATCTCCCCGCAGTCCATCGCCGTCGCCTGCGCCGCCACCGGTCTCGTAGGCGAAGAGGGGAACCTGTTCCGCTTCACCCTGAAGCACGCCCTGTTTCTCACCACGGTGATGGGCTGCATCGTGGCGCTGCAGGCCTACGTATTCCCCTGGATGATCCCGTAA
- a CDS encoding LutC/YkgG family protein has product MFEQFKTRATGVGAEVHRVVTRRDAVDFILGFLKKEGVSDLSGSYAVWADGPFLRGVDRELLKQVPGLSLKVTRERTAQAKIGISEMSFAVADTGSLVQDQSAVDQRLASSLTGIHVAIVPSANIVCDKTALFSRISPKTSRYIAFITGPSRTADIERVLTIGVHGPERLIILFVDELGGAA; this is encoded by the coding sequence ATGTTTGAGCAATTCAAGACCCGGGCGACAGGGGTCGGCGCCGAGGTCCATCGTGTCGTCACCCGCAGGGACGCCGTCGACTTCATCCTCGGTTTCCTGAAAAAGGAAGGGGTGTCCGATCTATCCGGCAGCTATGCCGTCTGGGCCGATGGACCGTTTCTGCGCGGTGTGGACCGAGAGCTTCTAAAACAGGTCCCAGGGCTCTCACTCAAGGTGACAAGGGAGCGCACGGCGCAGGCGAAGATCGGCATCAGCGAGATGAGCTTCGCCGTCGCCGATACAGGTTCCCTCGTGCAGGACCAGAGCGCAGTCGACCAGCGCCTCGCTTCCTCCCTGACCGGCATCCACGTCGCGATCGTCCCCTCCGCCAACATCGTCTGCGACAAGACAGCCCTCTTCTCCCGCATCTCCCCGAAGACAAGCCGGTATATCGCCTTCATCACCGGCCCGAGCCGCACCGCAGACATCGAACGCGTGCTCACCATAGGTGTACACGGCCCCGAGCGGCTCATCATACTCTTTGTCGACGAACTGGGAGGTGCTGCGTAA
- the ldhH gene encoding L-lactate dehydrogenase (quinone) large subunit LdhH — protein MKKEFKASINRALNDANLTGALGKFSEAYRVNRAKAYEGIDFEALRGRIAEAKSSAACHLDEVAEVFKENAEALGAKVFRTSDPEQVKEYILQVARDNGVKSVVKSKSMASEEIHLNKALLNAGISVAETDLGEWIIQLAGQTPSHMVMPAIHLTKEEVAEIFSKEVEERLDSDIPRLVKVARNELRPKFLAADMGISGANIAVAETGSIVLVTNEGNARLTTTLPRIHVALVGVEKLVEKFETVVPILDALPRSATAQLLTSYVSIITGPSPNDDGSLKDLHIILMDNRRTEMARDPKFKQALQCIRCGSCLNVCPIFRLVGGHVFGKIYTGGIGTILTAWFDELQKSEEIQGLCIQCGNCTEVCPGKLDIPEMILEIRRRLVLEKGQPLAQKAIFSVVNNRKLFHGMLRAASVAGKPFTSGKFIRHLPLFLSDLTDGRSLPAIAEKPFRDIFPEIRQPKGGEKAVFYAGCLIDFAYPETGIALVKLLNKAGIEVLFPEEQTCCGAPALYNGAYEVAAHNAVDNIKALLEVEARYVVSACPTCTVALAHDFAKTLQDQGRSEWLDKAKELAEKTVDLSTLVKRLVEEGRLSFEEGEDLGKITYHDSCHLKRTLKVSQEPRELLQKAGYELAEMYECDMCCGMGGSYSMKLPEISAPILKRKLHNIKETGAPLVAMDCPGCVMQIRGGFDQDGETVRVRHTAELLAERLK, from the coding sequence ATGAAGAAGGAATTCAAGGCATCGATCAACCGGGCACTCAACGACGCCAACCTCACCGGAGCGCTGGGCAAGTTTTCCGAGGCCTACCGGGTGAACCGGGCGAAGGCTTACGAGGGGATCGACTTCGAGGCACTGCGCGGCCGCATAGCCGAGGCGAAATCATCGGCGGCCTGCCACCTGGACGAGGTTGCGGAAGTCTTCAAAGAAAACGCCGAGGCGCTCGGCGCCAAGGTTTTCCGGACCAGCGACCCTGAACAGGTCAAGGAGTACATCCTGCAGGTCGCCCGTGACAACGGCGTGAAGAGCGTGGTGAAGTCAAAGTCGATGGCGAGCGAGGAGATCCACCTGAACAAGGCGCTCCTCAACGCGGGGATCTCCGTGGCCGAAACCGACCTGGGCGAATGGATCATCCAGCTCGCCGGACAGACGCCGTCGCACATGGTCATGCCTGCCATCCACCTGACCAAGGAGGAGGTGGCGGAGATCTTCAGCAAAGAGGTCGAGGAACGCCTGGACAGCGACATCCCGCGCCTGGTCAAGGTGGCGAGAAACGAACTCCGCCCCAAGTTCCTTGCCGCTGACATGGGGATCTCTGGAGCGAACATAGCCGTCGCCGAAACGGGTAGCATCGTGCTCGTCACCAACGAGGGGAACGCGCGGCTTACCACCACCCTCCCCCGCATCCACGTGGCCCTCGTCGGGGTGGAAAAGCTGGTTGAGAAGTTCGAGACGGTGGTACCGATACTCGACGCGCTTCCCAGGAGCGCCACCGCCCAGCTCCTCACAAGCTACGTCTCCATCATCACCGGCCCGTCCCCGAACGACGACGGCTCGCTCAAGGATCTGCACATCATCCTGATGGACAACCGGCGCACCGAGATGGCGCGCGACCCCAAGTTCAAGCAGGCCCTGCAGTGTATCCGCTGCGGCTCCTGCCTGAATGTCTGTCCCATCTTCCGCCTGGTGGGGGGGCACGTATTCGGAAAGATCTACACCGGCGGCATCGGCACCATCCTCACCGCCTGGTTCGATGAGCTGCAGAAATCCGAGGAGATCCAAGGGCTCTGCATCCAGTGCGGCAACTGCACCGAGGTCTGTCCAGGGAAACTCGACATCCCCGAGATGATCCTGGAGATCAGGCGCCGCCTTGTCCTCGAGAAGGGGCAGCCCCTGGCACAGAAGGCGATCTTCAGCGTGGTCAACAACAGAAAACTCTTCCACGGTATGCTGCGCGCCGCCTCGGTGGCGGGCAAACCGTTCACCTCCGGGAAGTTCATCCGCCACCTGCCGCTCTTTCTCTCCGACCTCACCGACGGCAGGAGCCTCCCCGCCATCGCGGAGAAACCATTCCGTGACATCTTCCCCGAGATCCGGCAGCCCAAGGGGGGTGAGAAGGCGGTATTCTACGCCGGCTGCCTGATCGACTTCGCCTATCCGGAAACCGGCATCGCCCTCGTCAAGCTCCTGAACAAGGCGGGGATCGAGGTCCTCTTCCCCGAGGAACAGACATGCTGCGGGGCACCCGCCCTGTACAACGGTGCCTACGAGGTCGCGGCCCACAACGCGGTCGACAACATCAAGGCACTCCTGGAGGTGGAGGCCAGGTACGTCGTGTCCGCCTGCCCCACCTGCACCGTCGCGCTGGCGCATGATTTCGCGAAGACCCTGCAGGACCAGGGACGCAGCGAGTGGCTGGACAAGGCAAAGGAGCTCGCCGAAAAGACAGTCGACCTATCGACGCTGGTGAAACGCCTGGTGGAAGAGGGACGACTCAGTTTTGAGGAAGGGGAAGACCTGGGCAAGATCACCTATCACGACTCCTGCCATCTGAAAAGGACGCTGAAGGTGTCGCAGGAGCCGCGAGAGCTGCTGCAAAAGGCGGGTTACGAACTGGCCGAGATGTACGAGTGCGACATGTGCTGCGGCATGGGGGGCTCCTACTCGATGAAGCTCCCCGAGATCTCCGCCCCGATCCTGAAACGCAAGCTGCATAACATCAAGGAAACGGGGGCTCCGCTGGTCGCCATGGACTGCCCTGGTTGCGTGATGCAGATCCGCGGCGGATTCGACCAGGACGGCGAGACGGTTCGGGTCCGGCACACCGCCGAACTCCTTGCGGAGCGGCTAAAATAG